The Paenibacillus amylolyticus genome contains the following window.
TAAAATGAAGGAATACGGCTGATAGAAAGAGGTCTAGGCATGTCACTTAATCAAAAAATTAGAGGCTCGACCCGGGCATATTCATATAACCTGTTAAAAGAACGAATTCTCCATCTGGAACTTGAGCCGGGCACCAAGATTTCGGAGAAAGAGATTGCAGATGAACTGCAGGTGAGCAGAACTCCCGTGCGAGAAGCATTCATGAAGCTTGCTGAAGAAGAACTGCTCGACATTATTCCACAAAGTGGAACGATCGTCTCTCATATTAATCTGGAGCATGTGGAAGAAGGCAGGTTTATGCGGGAGAAGATAGAGAAGGAAATCGTGACGTTGGCTTGTGCTTCTTTTCCTGAAGAGTACAGATTTAGACTTGAAACCAACATTGCAATGCAGGAAGTCTGTATAGGCAAAAACAATTTCTATCGTCTTTTCGAACTGGATGAAGAGTTTCATCAGATTTTGTTTCAGGGTACGGGCAAGCTACGAACGTGGAAGATGTTGCAACAGCTGAATATTCCGTTCAATCGATTACGTTTATTACGTCTGGCGGAGGATTCTAACCTGGAGGTCATTATTTCGCAACACAAAGAGATCTATCGACTTATTACAGAGCGGAAGACGGATCAGGCGGTTCAAGTAATGGAAGCTCATCTCAGACTGGTTGTAATTGAACAGGAATCGATCAGAGCGAAATATCCGCATTATTTTATATAATGCACCTTTGTTGTATAATACTCTCCATATGCATATGCGAAAACCCCTGTTCATTTGAACAGGGGTTTTGGTTAGCAAGTCGTAACACAAGAGTGTTAAGCTTGTTTGATAAATGTAGGATCAGGGTATGGATCTGCAATCCAGCCATCTTTTTCGATGAACAGACGTACAGCAATAATTTGTTTGTTCTCCATTAAGGTGAAGAAATGCGGTGTATTCTCCGGTACGGAGATGACGTCTCCAGGAGACAGTTCTACATTAAAGTAGCCTACATCATCTGTAGCTTTGATAACAAAGATTCCTTTACCGGCGACAATCGCACGGATCTCATCCTCAGCGTGGGTGTGGATCTCTTCGAACTTGGCCAGCTTCTCTTCGATATCCGGTGTTTGTTCGGACAACGTGATGACATCCCAGATTTGGTATCCGCGACGTGCAGCCAAATCTCTGATTTCATAATCATATGTTTCCAGAACCTCGTTTTTCTGTTCATCCGTCAATCCAAAGTTATTTTGCAGATCAGTGTTCAGTTTGGATGCGTCCCACTTCTCATATAATACTTCGTATTTGTTTAAGAAATTTCGAACATTCTCGTCACCAGTGATGCGTTCGTTCGTATTTCGGATAACTATTTCAGCCATGTTCTTTCCCTCTTTTCCACTTGGTTTAAATTGAATTATATCGGATTGCTCTGTTTTTGTCGATTCTCAAATTCCGTTCATATTCGTGCAAACCCGCCATGTTTCGGGAGCAAACCCGATCTTTCACATTAAGTTAGTTTCTGTTAAACTAAGATTTAACGTTTTGCGGGGGTGAAGATATTGGATAAGCTTAGTCTACACGATGCATTAAAACAACGAATATTAATCCTCGACGGTGCAATGGGGACCATGATTCAACAAGTTGATCTGACTGGCGAAGATTTTGGCGGTGAAGATTTGGATGGATGTAATGAAATGTTAGTGCTTACTCGTCCAGAGCTGATCCAGCGCATTCACGAAGAATATCTGGAGGCTGGCGCCGATTTGATTGAAACCAATACATTTGGTGCCACATCCGTCGTGCTTGCTGAATACGATATTCAGGATCGGGCACGCGAGATCAACCTGGAAGCAGCCCGAATTGCGAAAGCTGCGGTTGATCGTTTCTCTACACCCGAATCTCCACGTTATGTGGTAGGTGCGATGGGACCAACAACCAAAACACTGTCTGTAACTGGAGGCGTAACGTTCCAGGAACTTATCGACAGTTATTTGGAGCAAGCGCTTGCTTTAATAGAGGGAGGCGTTGATGCACTACTGCTTGAAACCTCACAGGATACCCTCAATGTAAAAGCAGGTAGTATTGGAATTCAGCAGGCCTTCGAACAGAGCGGCATTACACTGCCCTTGATGATATCAGGAACGATAGAACCGATGGGAACGACTCTGGCGGGTCAGAACATCGAGTCCTTTTATATATCCTTAGAACACCTTAACCCAATTTCGGTAGGACTAAACTGCGCTACGGGTCCGGAGTTCATGCGTGATCATATTCGTTCACTTTCTGGAATGGCATCGGTTGCCGTCAGTTGTTACCCGAATGCGGGTCTTCCGGATGAGAACGGTAACTACCATGAGTCACCAGACTCGCTTGCTCAGAAGATTGGTGCTTTTGCCGAACAGGGCTGGTTGAATATTGCTGGTGGATGTTGCGGGACAACCCCTGCACATATTCGGGCTATGCGCGATACACTTGCCCAGTACCCCCCAAGAGAAATGAACGGAACACATCCACCAGCATTGTCAGGTATTGAACCTATCTACATTGAACAAGACAATCGCCCATATATGGTTGGAGAGCGTACAAACGTGCTGGGATCACGGAAATTCAAACGACTCATTGTGGAAGGCAAGTATGAAGAAGCTTCGGAAATTGCCCGTGCTCAAGTGAAAAATGGAGCTCACATTGTCGATGTGTGTGTACAAGACCCAGACCGTGAAGAGTCCGAGGACATGGTGAAGTTCCTTGAATTGGTTGTAAAAAAGGTAAAGGTCCCGCTCATGATCGATACGACAGACGCTTCAGTCATTGATCTGGCCCTTCAGTACTCTCAAGGTAAAGCAATAATTAACTCCATTAACCTTGAGGATGGGGAAGAGAAATTTGAGCTGATCACGCCGTTGCTTCATAAATACGGTGGGGCGGTTGTTGTCGGAACGATTGACGAACGGGGTCAAGCGATTAGTCGAGAAGACAAGCTTGACGTAGCCAAGCGCTCTTACGATCTGCTGGTGAACAAATATGGACTCAAACCGGAAGACCTCATTTTCGATACATTGGTGTTCCCGGTTGGTACTGGAGACGAGCAATACATCGGTTCAGCCAAAGAAACCATTGAAGGTATAAGAGTAATCAAGGAAGCGATGCCGGAATGTCATACGATTCTCGGGATTAGTAACATTTCATTCGGACTGCCTGAAGCGGGACGTGAAGTGTTGAACTCTGTATTTTTGTATGAATGTACCAAAGCGGGTCTCGACTATGCCATCGTGAACACGGAGAAACTGGAGCGTTATGCGTCCATTCCTGAAGAAGAGCGCAGGCTCTCGGAAGAGCTTTTATATAACACCAATGATGACACTCTGGCAGCGTTCGTAGCGGCGTTCCGTAACAAGAAGGTGGAGAAGAAGGAGAAAATCTCAAACCTTTCATTAGAAGAGCGTCTCGCTTCATATGTTGTGGAAGGAAGCAAAGAAGGATTGCTGCCAGACCTCGAACAGGCGCTTGCCAAATATACAGCACTTCAAGTGATTAACGGGCCACTGATGCAAGGGATGGAGGAAGTAGGTCGTCTCTTTAACAACAATGAGTTGATTGTAGCTGAGGTATTGCAGAGTGCGGAAGTTATGAAGGCTTCTGTCGCCTATCTGGAGCAATTCATGGAGAAGAACGAAACTTCTGTCAAAGGCAAGATCATTCTGGCCACAGTGAAGGGCGATGTGCATGACATCGGGAAGAACCTGGTGGAGATCATCCTGTCCAATAACGGTTACCGGATCATTAATTTGGGTATAAAAGTACCACCAGAACGTATTATTGAGGCGTACCGCGAAGAAAAAGTCGATGCGATTGGCCTCTCGGGTCTATTGGTAAAATCCGCGCAGCAGATGATTCTTACTGCTCAGGATCTGCGAACAGCAGGTATTGACGTTCCTATTATGGTTGGCGGAGCGGCACTAACACGTAAATTCACCAAGAATCGTATCCGTCCTGAATATAATGGAATGGTGGTATATGCCAAAGACGCAATGGATGGGCTGGATCTGGCGAACAAATTGATGAATCCCGTTACTCGTGAAGCGATGCAACTGGAGATGGAAGCTGAAAAAGAAGCTGATGCTTCAGGGGCTGTAGCTGTTCAGGCTCTTCCAGAGCTTACGCGAGTGGAACGCTCGGATATTACAGTAGATCATCCGGTTCTTGTGCCGCCTGATCTCGAACGGCATACGATGCGCAATTATCCGTTATCACACATCCTGCCATACGTGAACATGCAAATGTTGCTTGGACACCATCTGGGGTTGCGAGGTTCAGTAGAACAACTGCTTGCCTCAGGTGACAAGAAGGCTACCGATCTCAAAGCAGTTGTGGATGATATCATGCAAGAGGCTGTTCGAGACGGAATTATTCAGGCGCATGCCATGTATCGTTTCTTCCCGGCACAGTCCAGTGGTAACAGCATCATCATCTATGATCCAAAGGACACCAGCAATATCTTGCATACCTTTACATTCCCGCGTCAAAAAGTGGAGCCGTTCCTTTGCCTGTCAGACTTCCTGAAGCCTGTTGAATCCGGTCAGATGGATTACGTTGGTTTCTTGGTTGTAACTGCCGGACATGGTGTGCGTGAACTCTCCACGGCGTGGAAAGATCAAGGAGATTACCTTCGCTCGCATGCTCTGCAATCCGTAGCACTCGAGGTAGCAGAGGGATTGGCGGAGCGTGTGCATCATATGATGAGAGATATCTGGGGATTCCCGGATTCTGCGCAAATGACGATGAAGCAAAGACACGGTGCACGTTATCAGGGAATCAGGGTATCCTTTGGATATCCGGCTTGTCCGGATCTGGAGGATCAAGGTCCGCTGTTCAAGTTGTTACAGCCTGAGGATATCGGTGTGGAATTGACGGAAGGTTTCATGATGGAACCTGAAGCATCCGTATCAGCGATGGTGTTCAGCCATCCGCAAGCCAAGTATTTTAATGTAGAAAAGGCATAAATCAGTTGAGTGTCAGGCAAAGCCCTCCGCCATGTCGGAGGTTTTTTGCTGGCAACAGAAAGAGGTGCGATCCAGAATGGAACTATATTTCCTGGGAACTAATGCTGGTGTACCTACGCTACAACGGAATGTAACTTCCATTGGGCTACGCATGTTGGATGAGCGCAGAGCTTTGTGGTTGTTTGACTGCGGGGAAGGAACGCAGCACCAGATTTTAAGTTCTCCGCTTAAACTAAGCAAATTGGAGAAAATATTCATTACTCACCTGCATGGGGATCATGTATTTGGAATTCCGGGACTGCTCTCGAGCAGAGCCTATCAAGGTGGCACTACACCTTTAACGGTATATGGTCCGCCAGGTACGGAACGAATGATTAGTACAACAATGGAGTTAAGCCAATCACGGGTTAACTATGATTTGAATATCGTGGAACATACGGGCGGCATCCTGTTTGAAGATGACAGTTTTGTGGTGGAAGCTGCTTTACTGGAACATCGGATTGACAGTTATGGTTATCGGATCACGGAAAAAGATCGTCCAGGCAGCCTGGACCCGGCCAAACTGGCGGAATACGGTTTGAAACCAGGCCCATTGTTCGGCCGGCTGAAACGTGGAGAAACCATTACGCTGGATAACGGTCATTCACTTCGTCCAGAAGACGTATTGGGAGCGCCAAAACGAGGCATGGTGATCACCATATTGGGTGATACCCGTCCATGTGACAATGTGCAGCCTCTATCCATTAATGCAGATGTTCTTGTGCATGAAGCTACATTCATGCATGATCTGGCCGATACAGCACATGAGTACTACCATAGTACTTCGAAACAAGCGGCAGAAGCGGCTAGAGCAGCCAATGTCGGGCAACTGATCATGACCCACTTTAGCTCACGTTACAAGGATGAGGATCAACTGCAGCCACTTTTGGAAGAGGCTCAGTCCGTATTCCCGAATACCAGACTTGCAAACGAACACCAGCTTATTCCTGTCATGCATCGCAAGCAAGAGTCTTAACCGAGGAATGCGATCCAGTGCACGGTTAGACACGTCATATAAAGAACCGGGTAATTGCACGGGACTGAGGGAGTGGAACTCCCGCGGTCCCTTTTGCAATCTGGTCAGAAAGCGTGTAGGATGGGCAATATGAAGAGGGAAATGATTCAAATTATTTTCCGGGAAAGCGCAGGAAATGACAAGCTTGTACAGAAGACGCGCGAGTTAAACCGTCGGTGTTCGATTCGGTTCGACTTGTTACATGCACATGTCAGCAAGCCATTATTTGTTTGCCTGAATACATAGATTCCCGTCAAGTTGGAGGTAAATGATTAAGGTCATTAAACGTTAATGGGATAAAGAAAGGAAGTGCTGTGTGTGATTAAGGCCTATCTGATTGACTTGGATGGTACGCTCTACCATGGCAGACATCGTATCGAAGGAGCCGATCAGCTTATTCGAACACTGCAAGAGCTAGGAAAACCGTATTTATTTGTAACAAATAATTCTTCTCGCACACCACAAGGTGTGGCGGATCACCTGAACGGGATGGGCATACCTGCCGATGCGTCTCAAGTATGTACTTCTGCTGTGGCAGCTGCTGAATACGTTGCTGAAGAGTCTCAGGGTGCAAAAGTGGCTTGTATTGGCGAGGGTGGACTGCTGCAAGCCATAGAAGAAGCAGGGCTGCAGTTGACAGAAGATGCACCGGATTACGTCATACAGGGGATTGATCGTGAATTTTCCTATCACAAATTGACGAAGGCACTCCGGTGGATTAATGCAGGATCCAAATTCATCATGACCAACCCGGATCTGCAGCTTCCTTCCGATGACGGACTGACGCCTGGGGCGGGAACGATTGGAGCAGCCATTGAAGCTGCAACCGGAGTTCGTCCCACAGTGATAGGCAAGCCATCCAGTGTTATAATGAAGTCGGCCATCAGCCGGCTAAATCTGGCGTCTCATGAAGTTGCAGTGATCGGAGACAATATGCGAACCGATATTGCAGCTGGAGTGGCAGCAGGTTGTGAGACGTTGCTGGTACTTACCGGTGTGACAACACGGGATAATATGGACGGACACATTCAAGCAGCCAAGGCTCGACCTGATCATGTGTTTGAAGATTTGCATAAATTGATGGAGTGGCTGTCGCAAGAGACAGACCAAGCTTCCAAAAAGGGGTAATGTACGATGCCGGAACTGCCGGAAATGGAAAATTACCGGACCTTGCTGTCCGAGAAAATACTTGATCTACCGATTACAGGTGTTGTAATTAATCGTGATAAAACGATAAATACGGAGCCTGAAATTTTCATCAATGAACTTACAGGCAATCGTATTATATTTGTTGAGCGCCGAGCGAAACATCTGATTTTCCACTTGGCTAATGGCAAACGTCTGGTGCTGCACCTTATGTTGGGCGGAATGATTTTCTGGGGCACGGAAGAGGAACGCCCTAATCGTTCCACACAGGTGGAAATCCAGTTTGGAGATCATATTTTGTTCTTTATTGGACTGCGCTTGGGATATTTACATCTGCTTACTTCAAAAGAAACCGAAGCGGCAATGTCCGATCTTGGACCTGAACCGTTGGATCGACGGATGAACGTGGAACGTTTTGCTTCTCTGTTGAAAGGTCGTCGGGGCACGCTCAAAACAACCTTGGTGAACCAACATATCATTGCAGGGATTGGCAACTGTTATTCGGATGAAATTGCGTTTGCTGCAGGTCTGAGACCAAGCTCCAAAACGCAGAACATCGCGACTTCACCTGAGCTGACGGAGCGCTTGTTCCATTCGATGCAGTCCGTGTTGCGCGAAGCAGCATCTGAAGGTGGATATATGGAAATGCCACTGATGCAAGGGGATACGAAGACAGGAAGCTTTGACGAGCAATGTCGGGTGTACGATCGGGAAGGCGAGACTTGTCCGCGCTGCGGGGAACGATTGAACGAGTGGAAATTACGGGCAAGAAGGCATTCTTCTGTCCGAAATGCCAGCATGAAGCCTAACAACGGAATCGGGGCACATGTCAGCACGAGAGGTGGATTTCTACAGGCAGCCAAGAGAGCACATGCGATGGGAGCAACGGCGTTTCAGTATTTTCCGAAGAACCCGCGTAGTCTTGGTCTGAAAAGTCTGGATCTCAAGGATGCTGAGCAGTGCAGGGATTGGTGTGAACAGCATGGACTGGCTTCGATTGCTCATTCACCCTATCCTACGAATCCGGCGTTGGGCATGACCCGTGGAGAGGCGGGGTTTCATGCTACAATAGCTTCTATTCGCAATGATCTTGAAATTTCGAATGCTTGCGGTTCTGTCGGGACGGTGGTCCATTTTGGACATATCAAAACAAATGATCCGCTGGAGGGGTATCAGAACCTCATTCATTGTCTGGATACCGCCTTGGAGAATTGGAATGGTCATTCGAAGGTGCTGCTTGAGAATCAGGCAGGTGATCATGGCCCCATGGGCACGACCATGGAAGAAATGATACAGATTCGCAAATTAAGCCGATATCCGGAGCATATTGCTTTTTGCTTTGACACATGCCATGCTTTTGCTTCAGGTCTGTGGTCGTCAGGCAACGAAGCGGCAATGCTCGACAAGGGCAGGGTGCTCGGATACTGGGATGATGTTGCTGCTGTACATTTTAATGATTCCAAATATGCGTCTGGTTCGTGCAAGGATAGACACGCGAGGATCGGACAGGGATATATCGGAAATGAATCAATGAAAGCATTGTTAGCTGCGCCTGAGTTCCAAAAAGCGGTGGTTGTGCTTGAGACAGAAACGGGCGAAGATGGAACGCACCGTGATGACATAGCGCTCATGCGTTCCTGGCTATAATGGGGAGAGGAGCGATTGTATGCATGTTTTTTTGGATGATTATCGGGCCTGTCCGAAAGGATTTGTTCTGGCAACGAATGCTGAAGAGTGCCTGATGCTGCTAAGAGAAGGTGACGTGGACATTTTGTCTCTGGATTATGAGCTTGGTCCGGATTCGCCAAGTGGTGGTGAGGTTGCGGCATCCATTGTACGGGAAGGTTTATTTCCGCGTGAAATTTATTTGCATACATCCAGTATGTATGGGAAACGCCAGATGTATGAGATCTTATACAGCAACAAACCCGATTCGGTAACCATTCATAATGGTCCAATGACGGGCGAGGTTATGCTGCGTGTTGCTGCGGGAGAAGAACGTCCATGAAGCCAATTACATCCAAAATGTTAATGCGCGGCGTATGGGAAGGCATGCCACAGGCTGTATTTATATATACCCCTTTATGTGGGACATGTGCGGCAGCACGACGTATGTTGGAGGTCGTTGAGCACATGCTGCCAGAAGGTATTTTATCCGAAATGAACATCCATGACATTCCTGAACTTGTACAGCAATTTCAAATATCAAGCGTGCCTGCAGTAATGCTGTTTGACGGGCAGCAAGATGTTCCAAAAATGGTTTATCGGATGAGCTCTGTGGAGCATCTGCTCACGGAGATTCGGAAGGCGGTGCTGAAATGAATATAATCTCAATGGAACATGTCTCACTTCGACGAGAAGAGAATCAGATTTTGGACAATGTGCATTTGCGCATCGAACAAGGTGAACATTGGGTTATTCTGGGGCGGAATGGTTCTGGCAAAACAACGTTGTTGGAAATGATGAACGGATATATGTTTCCAAGCCAGGGACGCATTGAAGTACTCGGTAATCTGTATGGACAGTGTGACGTCAGGGAAGTACGTAAGGAAATCGGTTATATCAGCCAAACGTTGATTGAGAAACTCACACCGAGAGATCCGGTATGGGAAGTTGTCGCTACAGGAGCTTATGCTTTTTTGCGTTTTTATCAGACCATTCCTGATGAAGTCAAAGCCAAGGCACTGAGTTTGCTAGATGGCATGGGCTTTGCTAATCTGGCCAATAATCCTCTCGGAACGTTGTCTCAAGGGGAGCGCAAAAAAGTCATGCTTGCTCGGTCATTAATGGCTGAACCGAAATTGCTGATTATGGACGAGCCTTGTGCCGGGTTGGACTTATATGAGCGTGAGAAAATGTTGGCTGAGATTGATCGTCTGCGCCAGCGTAACATTACAGTGGTGTATGTAACGCATCATGTTGAAGAGATCGTACCTTTATTTACGCATGTGGCTTTAATCCGCGATGGACGTATTGCTGCGGCTGGTCCCAAGCATGAAGTTTTGACACAAGATACAATTAAGCATACGTACGATGTTCCAGTCGATATCCAATGGGATAACGGTCGTCCATGGATACACGTACGTTCTGGAGGGTAACACAAGTTGAGTACACAATCGTCATGGGAAGAAGGCAACTTCTCCCGTTTTATCTGCACAGCCAATCATGGTTTTGCCCCTTATGCACAGGAAGAATTGCGCCGTACGTTTGGTGCGGTCAAGAGCACGGTACTCGTACCCGGAGAAATTTTGCTCGCCGGTCTGCCGGTAGCGGAGGAAGAAGTGGCAGGTAAATTGTTGGAAGATTATCCAACGTTTTTACGTCATATCCAGCCTGTTCAGTTTCAGGAGAATACAGAAGATTCGGAGCAGTCTATCGAGAAATTGATTGCATTTGTATTGAATCATAAGGAACTGACGGGTGCTTCTGTTGTATTACAGGTACGGAAGACAGAAGGGTCCTTTTGGCAAGAAAATGCAGTCTCATTGAAGCAATTGCTGACAGAAAAGCTGGATGAGCTGGGTTGCGAATGGGTTGTACGTGATGCTGAATATGTCATTTCCGTATTTGCTGCGAATGATATGTTGTATGCTGGTGTATCCAGACCCGAACAGAACCTGTCAGACTGGAGCGGCGGAGCCGTACGTTTTCAAAAAGAAGAGGGACAGATCTCGCGTGCCAAGTTCAAATTGCTTGAAGCCGAGCAAACGTTTGGCATTGACTTTACTTCCTTTCATAAAGCACTCGATATCGGTGCAGCACCAGGGGGATGGACCTCGTTCCTGCTTGAACGCGGGCTTGAAGTAACGGCTGTGGATCCGGCGAAGATGGATGCGACGCTACTGGCATCGCCAAAACTGACATTTTTGAAAAAAAATGCAGGGGATGTTCGTTTCCGTGAAGGAGAATTCGATCTGCTCGTATGTGATATGAGTTGGAGTCCCAAGCTGATGAGCCGACTCGTATCCGATCTTCTATATAGTCTGCAACCTGGGGAACAGCGATTGTTACCGTGAAGTTATTGCATAAAAAACCGCTTGCACTCATTAAGGATGTTATCGATACGTTTGAGCGTTCGCGGATGCAGATCCAACGTTCCAAGCAGTTGTTTCATAACCGGGAAGAAATTACACTCTATATGGTCAAATATTAAGAGATTCAATCAACTTCTTAACGCACTAAAAATGGATTCAGGTATTATGAAATTGATTTGATTAAGCTCATTAAATTTTTGCTTTACAATCTATTCCTGCCTGTACTATAATGATACCAATATTAACCATAACAAACCTGAGGGAAAGCATCCCGAAGCGAACGAAACCGGATATCCGGTTTGTTCTTCTTCGGTGAAGCTTTCCCTTTTTTGTTGTGTATTGAAGGAGGAATTGATATGAGATATCCGGCCAGGCTGGAACGCGGAAGCCTGCTGGGAGGTAGATATCGTATCGTATCCATTCTCGGCACAGGCGGAATGAGCCATGTATACGAGGCGGAGGATTTGAAGCTGCCGGGCAAGATATGGGCAATTAAAGAAAGTGTAACGGCTATGCCATATGAAGGCAGCATGGAGACAGAGGCTGCTCTCCTGACATCCCTTCGGCATCCAAGATTACCGCAAATTGTTGATTTTTTTGTCCCGGATGAAGACGGCTATACCTACTTGGTAATGGAATACATTGAAGGGTTAACGCTCAGTGAGTATTTCAAGCAGTGCCGAGGCAAGATCCCGATGGAGCAGTTAACGGAGCTGGTGCTTCAATTGCTGGATGTGTTGAGTTATCTGCATAATCTTAATCCGCCGGTCATCTATAGGGATCTGAAACCATCCAATATCATGATTACCCCGGAACATGAAGTAAGATTAATCGATTTTGGCATCGCCAGAAGTTACAAACCGCAAAGTGCGGAAGATACCGTCAAGTTGGGAACAGCTGGTTTCGCCGCTCCAGAACAATATGGCTCAGGTCAGACCGATGCCCGTTCAGATCTATATGGACTCGGAGCATTGCTGCTGTATCTTATGACTAGTGGGGCCTATACGGAATGGATTCAAGGTGTGGAAAGTTCTATCCGGAGTGATGTGCCACGGACGTACATCCCTGTGGCAAGAAGATTGTTAAGATATAATGCCGAGGAACGATTCCAATCTGCGGATGAGGTGCGGAAGGAACTGCTGCGAATACCCGGTGGAATAACGCCTGGTGGAGATGCAACCATGACCTTGAATGGCGGAACAAGAGTTATTGCCTTGACTGGTGCTTCATCTGGTGTAGGGGTTACCCATACAGCCATAGCAATCAGTCATTATCTCGAAAGGCAAAACTTTAAAGTCGCTGTGATTGAAATGTCACCTCGCTCTCAATCCTTTGCAAGAATTCAACAAATCGCTCAAGCGGGTAAACCTGTGCCAGCAGGCAGACAGTTTGCAGTGGACGGTGTGCATTATTGGAAACAATCCGGTCGAGCCGATATATTGTCATTGCTTGGAGGGAGTTATCAATTCATCGTGATGGATCTCGGCAGTGGTCAGGATCAGAACCGGCTGGAAGAATTCCTGCGAGCAGATCTGCCAATTGTGATAGGCTCAGGTGCGGAGTGGAGGCAGGCGGAGATAGGCGCTTTTGTTCGATCACATCATCGGTACCCTCAAGAGAAATGGATATATTGTCTGCCCCTCGCAGCCAATGAAGCAGTTCAGCGCATTCGTAAAACGCTGGATACATCGAGTGTGTATGGTCTGCCGCTACATATCGATCCTTTTGACAAGGACGCACAGATGGATAAGGTGTTTTCTCATATTTTAACGCATATGATGGCACAGCAGCCCAAGAAACGTTCGTTCTTTTCACGAAGGAAAGTACATGATTAGACGAGATTACGAAAGGAGAGCCTCTTTTGTCTAAATTAAGAAAACAAAGCCGTCAACTGATCTATGCCGGGCTTATCGGAGCAGGAGCTGTAGGGTTGGTGTTCGGAGGATACGTTATTTATAATGTCAAAACGATGGGGGATGTCAGGTCAGCCGTAGAAGCCCGGTATTTATCAGCATATGAGGAAAAGGAAGCTGAATTGAAGCAACAATGGAATTCCGGAGCACAAGGATGGGTAACGATTCGAGACATTGAAGCAGGTGAACCGATATTACCCGAGGATCTGAAGCTCATTGCTGTTCCGGATGCACAAGCACCGCGAAATCTCTGGTCCAGTACCAAGC
Protein-coding sequences here:
- a CDS encoding serine/threonine protein kinase yields the protein MRYPARLERGSLLGGRYRIVSILGTGGMSHVYEAEDLKLPGKIWAIKESVTAMPYEGSMETEAALLTSLRHPRLPQIVDFFVPDEDGYTYLVMEYIEGLTLSEYFKQCRGKIPMEQLTELVLQLLDVLSYLHNLNPPVIYRDLKPSNIMITPEHEVRLIDFGIARSYKPQSAEDTVKLGTAGFAAPEQYGSGQTDARSDLYGLGALLLYLMTSGAYTEWIQGVESSIRSDVPRTYIPVARRLLRYNAEERFQSADEVRKELLRIPGGITPGGDATMTLNGGTRVIALTGASSGVGVTHTAIAISHYLERQNFKVAVIEMSPRSQSFARIQQIAQAGKPVPAGRQFAVDGVHYWKQSGRADILSLLGGSYQFIVMDLGSGQDQNRLEEFLRADLPIVIGSGAEWRQAEIGAFVRSHHRYPQEKWIYCLPLAANEAVQRIRKTLDTSSVYGLPLHIDPFDKDAQMDKVFSHILTHMMAQQPKKRSFFSRRKVHD
- a CDS encoding cyclic-phosphate processing receiver domain-containing protein; this translates as MHVFLDDYRACPKGFVLATNAEECLMLLREGDVDILSLDYELGPDSPSGGEVAASIVREGLFPREIYLHTSSMYGKRQMYEILYSNKPDSVTIHNGPMTGEVMLRVAAGEERP
- a CDS encoding ATP-binding cassette domain-containing protein is translated as MISMEHVSLRREENQILDNVHLRIEQGEHWVILGRNGSGKTTLLEMMNGYMFPSQGRIEVLGNLYGQCDVREVRKEIGYISQTLIEKLTPRDPVWEVVATGAYAFLRFYQTIPDEVKAKALSLLDGMGFANLANNPLGTLSQGERKKVMLARSLMAEPKLLIMDEPCAGLDLYEREKMLAEIDRLRQRNITVVYVTHHVEEIVPLFTHVALIRDGRIAAAGPKHEVLTQDTIKHTYDVPVDIQWDNGRPWIHVRSGG
- a CDS encoding thioredoxin family protein — encoded protein: MKPITSKMLMRGVWEGMPQAVFIYTPLCGTCAAARRMLEVVEHMLPEGILSEMNIHDIPELVQQFQISSVPAVMLFDGQQDVPKMVYRMSSVEHLLTEIRKAVLK